The Sodalis praecaptivus genome includes a region encoding these proteins:
- a CDS encoding DUF2291 family protein → MWLTQWGSALIGCSTLLLTACTVVDLDENGKPILPTDPAAKASFADQTPQQIAQQTWQSRVMDAAQQHALDAAALGAQLKTSSSTPRSVFVRLTSRIEQVDRSNAREQKLTFNVNGQPLEVQLGPVMRGNAIRDATSFKFEDFTNQVQFAQLSRAYNREAVKHLPQVDESWANTTASVLMAVTLLDGKITDAAALTLKQETP, encoded by the coding sequence ATGTGGTTAACACAATGGGGTAGCGCGCTCATAGGGTGCTCTACCCTATTGCTGACGGCCTGCACGGTGGTGGATCTGGACGAAAACGGCAAGCCGATTTTACCAACCGACCCCGCGGCCAAAGCCAGCTTCGCTGACCAGACCCCGCAGCAGATCGCGCAACAGACCTGGCAATCCCGCGTCATGGATGCCGCGCAGCAGCACGCGCTAGACGCCGCCGCGCTCGGCGCGCAGCTGAAAACGTCGTCATCGACGCCGCGCAGCGTTTTTGTCCGCCTGACCAGTCGCATCGAACAGGTTGATCGCAGTAATGCACGCGAGCAAAAACTGACCTTTAACGTCAATGGTCAACCGCTGGAGGTGCAGTTGGGACCGGTCATGCGCGGCAATGCCATACGCGACGCCACCAGCTTCAAGTTTGAGGACTTCACAAACCAGGTGCAGTTCGCGCAATTGTCCCGCGCTTATAACCGCGAGGCGGTGAAACACTTGCCGCAGGTAGACGAAAGCTGGGCCAACACCACGGCAAGCGTGTTGATGGCGGTCACGCTCCTTGACGGCAAAATTACCGACGCCGCCGCGCTGACGTTGAAACAGGAGACACCCTAA
- a CDS encoding ABC transporter permease — MKTTQSVAVAPQAGTALTREHLLLLLLKLRTFIALFLIVGFFTFTVSGFLSAGSLVIMIKHIAINAFLALGITFVIITAGIDLSIGATLGLCGMIAGWLITKGIVLPMFGIAIFPSVWVIVPLVLLIGGLIGAVNGWIITRYNVAPFICTLGTMYVLRGAAMLTSDGQTFTGLSGNPLLGNTGFDEIGAGTLLGIPWAIWIMIVLALAIAYVARRLPFGRHVYAIGDNERAAELSGVKVKQVKIWVYTLSGFCAAIAGIVVSAQLSASHPANGTAFEMNAIAAVVLGGTSLAGGRGTLLGTLIGAFVIGFLADGLVMMGVSEFWQMVIKGLVIIVAVIIDQMQNRMQQKAAVVAQKAVIEGK; from the coding sequence ATGAAAACAACGCAATCTGTTGCTGTCGCGCCGCAGGCCGGTACGGCGCTAACGCGTGAACATCTGTTGCTATTACTGTTAAAGCTGCGCACCTTTATCGCGCTGTTTCTGATTGTGGGTTTTTTTACTTTTACCGTGTCGGGTTTTCTCTCCGCCGGCAGCTTGGTCATCATGATCAAGCACATCGCCATCAACGCCTTTTTGGCGCTGGGTATCACCTTCGTTATCATTACCGCCGGGATTGATTTGTCGATCGGCGCCACGCTCGGCTTATGCGGCATGATTGCCGGCTGGCTTATCACCAAGGGTATTGTTCTGCCGATGTTCGGTATCGCGATTTTTCCCAGCGTCTGGGTCATCGTGCCGTTGGTGCTGCTTATTGGCGGGCTGATAGGCGCGGTTAATGGCTGGATCATCACCCGCTACAACGTCGCGCCGTTCATATGTACCCTGGGCACGATGTACGTCCTGCGCGGCGCGGCGATGCTCACCTCGGACGGTCAGACCTTTACCGGCCTTTCGGGCAACCCGCTGCTGGGCAATACCGGCTTTGATGAAATAGGCGCCGGTACGTTGCTGGGGATCCCCTGGGCTATTTGGATCATGATTGTCCTGGCGCTGGCGATTGCCTACGTCGCCCGCCGCCTGCCGTTTGGCCGCCATGTCTATGCCATTGGCGATAACGAGCGCGCCGCCGAGCTGTCGGGGGTGAAAGTCAAACAGGTCAAGATCTGGGTCTATACCCTGTCGGGTTTCTGCGCGGCGATTGCCGGGATCGTCGTGTCCGCCCAGCTGTCGGCCAGCCATCCTGCCAACGGTACCGCCTTTGAAATGAACGCCATCGCCGCCGTGGTGCTCGGCGGCACCTCGCTGGCCGGCGGACGCGGCACCCTGCTCGGCACGCTGATAGGCGCATTCGTGATAGGCTTTCTCGCCGACGGCTTGGTCATGATGGGCGTAAGCGAATTTTGGCAAATGGTGATCAAAGGTTTGGTGATTATCGTCGCGGTGATTATCGACCAGATGCAAAATCGAATGCAG
- a CDS encoding O-methyltransferase, which translates to MNTLLTQPVATLLARLFGDADLAWSADSPSSRYWEGLTAEEQNQLVRSKTQYREFYSRLKDAPLSVSRNTARMLYMLARSNRASHIVEFGTSIGLSTLHLAAALKDNGGGKLISTEFEPAKVQLARQHLAESGLAGLVEIRQGDALQTLSAGLPIAIDILFLDGAKGLYLDILALVKRRLRPGALIIADDADFCPDYLEVVRSSPAEFMSTAFDDGCEISTYLG; encoded by the coding sequence GTGAATACCTTATTGACTCAACCGGTCGCAACCCTGTTGGCGCGCTTGTTCGGTGATGCCGACTTGGCTTGGTCGGCCGACTCGCCGTCATCGCGCTATTGGGAAGGTTTAACCGCCGAGGAACAAAACCAATTGGTGCGTAGTAAAACCCAATACCGGGAATTTTATAGCCGTCTGAAAGACGCGCCGCTGTCGGTTTCCCGCAATACGGCGCGCATGCTGTACATGCTGGCGCGCAGCAACCGGGCTAGCCATATCGTGGAGTTTGGCACCTCTATTGGTCTTTCCACGCTTCATCTGGCCGCCGCGCTTAAGGATAACGGCGGTGGCAAGCTTATCAGCACCGAATTTGAACCCGCCAAAGTGCAGCTTGCGCGTCAGCATCTCGCAGAAAGCGGGCTGGCGGGTCTGGTTGAAATACGCCAGGGCGATGCGCTGCAAACCTTGAGCGCCGGTCTGCCGATCGCCATCGACATCCTGTTTCTGGATGGCGCGAAAGGGCTTTATCTAGACATTTTAGCGCTGGTTAAACGCCGCCTGAGACCGGGGGCGCTGATCATCGCGGACGATGCGGATTTTTGCCCCGATTACCTTGAGGTGGTGCGTTCGTCGCCGGCGGAGTTTATGTCGACAGCCTTTGATGACGGCTGTGAGATCTCCACCTATCTTGGCTGA
- a CDS encoding LysR family transcriptional regulator, protein MTEPDLNLLIALDALLAEASVAGAARRLGLSASAMSRTLSRLRAVTGDPLLVRAGRRLVPTPYAEEIRPRTRQVLDKAHAILRPPTAELQLATLARTFILCTNEGFVEALGAPLIAAAAAAAPQVRLCFAPKPDKTAGMLRQRRVDLEIGVVGDTGPEIRLQALFYDRFVGLVRQGHPLARATSVTAAEYAACGHVVASRRGQRDGPVDAALFELGLQRNIVAVVPSFPAALAVALASDLVALVPASFISHHPMVQNHGAPPLLCAFELPVKTPGITVSQMWHPRFEVDPAHRWLRQLILAVCRQRMPE, encoded by the coding sequence ATGACCGAACCCGACCTTAACTTACTCATCGCGCTGGATGCGCTGCTCGCTGAAGCCAGCGTGGCGGGTGCCGCCCGTCGTCTGGGACTTAGCGCTTCAGCCATGAGTCGGACGCTGAGCCGCCTGCGCGCCGTTACCGGCGATCCCCTACTGGTGAGAGCCGGGCGGCGGTTGGTGCCCACGCCTTATGCCGAAGAGATCCGCCCGCGCACGCGTCAAGTCCTCGATAAGGCACACGCCATTCTGCGGCCGCCGACGGCGGAATTGCAGCTGGCGACGCTGGCGAGGACCTTCATTCTGTGTACTAACGAGGGGTTTGTTGAAGCATTGGGTGCGCCGCTTATCGCAGCCGCCGCGGCTGCCGCTCCGCAGGTGCGGTTGTGCTTTGCGCCCAAACCGGATAAAACCGCCGGTATGCTGCGCCAAAGGCGTGTCGATCTTGAGATCGGCGTCGTAGGCGACACCGGCCCGGAAATACGCCTCCAGGCGCTGTTTTATGATCGCTTCGTCGGCCTTGTCAGACAGGGCCACCCGCTGGCGCGGGCCACGAGCGTGACGGCCGCAGAATATGCCGCCTGCGGTCACGTGGTCGCTTCCCGCCGCGGGCAGCGCGACGGGCCGGTTGACGCTGCACTCTTTGAGCTCGGGCTACAGCGCAATATTGTCGCCGTGGTGCCGAGCTTCCCCGCCGCGCTGGCGGTGGCGCTAGCGTCCGATTTGGTGGCGCTGGTGCCCGCCTCTTTCATCAGCCATCATCCCATGGTGCAGAACCACGGCGCGCCTCCTTTGCTCTGTGCGTTTGAACTGCCGGTCAAGACGCCCGGCATCACCGTATCGCAGATGTGGCATCCGCGATTTGAGGTCGATCCGGCCCATCGTTGGCTCAGACAGCTGATTTTAGCCGTTTGTCGTCAGCGCATGCCGGAGTGA
- a CDS encoding ABC transporter ATP-binding protein, with amino-acid sequence MISFDNVTKHYEDGTVVVDGLSFDAPTGKLTILVGPSGCGKTTTLRMINRLIEPSSGAIFLNGQSAAEMDVVQLRRRIGYVIQNAGLFPHKTIVDNVAVTARLNGASKAAARKTALGLLERVGLAPALAQRYPWQLSGGQQQRVGVARALAADPEFMLMDEPFSAVDPVVRDQLQEEFLRLQRDIGKTIIMVTHDIDEAMKLGDQVAVLRPGGKLAQIAPPAELLRAPKDAFVADFIGRDRGYRQLGFSPVHPELAVRAEPCVELATPRAAAQAVADGDWLLVTEHGKPLGWVNVATVNERISRSDVNLGSTFAPLSGTLRQLTDAVLSSPCQRGAVVDEQGRLRGSVTFDAVLLALRERRAG; translated from the coding sequence ATGATCTCATTTGACAATGTGACCAAACATTATGAAGACGGTACGGTGGTAGTGGACGGGCTCTCGTTCGACGCCCCGACCGGCAAGCTGACCATTCTGGTTGGCCCGTCGGGGTGTGGCAAAACCACCACGCTGCGGATGATCAACCGGCTTATTGAACCGTCATCGGGCGCTATATTTCTCAACGGTCAATCGGCCGCGGAGATGGATGTCGTGCAACTGCGCCGGCGTATTGGCTATGTCATTCAGAATGCCGGCCTGTTCCCACACAAAACGATTGTCGATAACGTCGCGGTGACGGCCAGACTCAACGGCGCCAGCAAAGCGGCGGCGCGCAAGACTGCGCTAGGGTTGCTGGAGCGCGTAGGGCTGGCGCCGGCGCTGGCGCAGCGTTACCCCTGGCAGCTATCGGGCGGCCAGCAACAGCGGGTCGGGGTAGCGCGAGCGCTGGCGGCCGACCCCGAATTTATGTTGATGGATGAACCGTTCAGCGCCGTGGATCCGGTGGTGCGCGATCAATTACAGGAAGAGTTTCTGCGCTTGCAGCGCGATATCGGCAAAACCATCATCATGGTCACCCACGATATCGACGAAGCCATGAAACTGGGCGATCAGGTGGCGGTGCTGCGTCCCGGTGGTAAGCTGGCGCAAATCGCGCCGCCGGCCGAGCTGTTGCGGGCGCCGAAAGATGCCTTTGTCGCTGATTTTATCGGTCGCGATCGCGGCTATCGCCAGCTGGGTTTCAGCCCGGTCCATCCCGAACTGGCGGTGCGGGCGGAGCCCTGCGTGGAATTGGCGACGCCTCGGGCCGCGGCGCAGGCCGTCGCCGACGGTGACTGGCTGCTGGTGACGGAGCACGGCAAACCGCTGGGCTGGGTCAATGTGGCGACGGTGAACGAGCGCATCAGCCGCTCCGACGTCAATTTAGGCAGTACCTTTGCGCCGCTTTCTGGCACCCTCCGCCAGCTGACGGATGCGGTGCTGAGCTCGCCCTGCCAGCGCGGCGCCGTCGTCGATGAACAGGGACGGTTGCGCGGTTCGGTCACATTTGATGCGGTGCTTTTGGCACTACGCGAACGCCGGGCGGGGTAA
- a CDS encoding D-ribose ABC transporter substrate-binding protein, whose translation MNKALLKSALLASLFAASGSLLAADNGLIAIITPSHDNPFFKAEADGAAEKAKQLGYTTLIASHDDDVNKQNQLIETAIARKAKAIILDNAGADATVGPLEKAKAAGVPAFLIDREINKTGVAVAQIVSNNYQGAQLGAEKFAKLLDGKGKYVELLGRQSDTNASVRSQGYHDVLDDYQDMKMVAQQTANWSQTEAFTRMEAILQSNHDIAGVIAGNDTMALGAEAALKAAGKTNVIVVGFDGSDYTRDAILNKGNIKATVLQPGWQQAQMAVEQADYYLKNGKAQKDEKQLMDCVLIDETNAGKLSMFNLNK comes from the coding sequence ATGAACAAGGCCTTACTGAAATCCGCCCTACTCGCTTCACTGTTCGCTGCATCCGGCTCGCTGTTGGCCGCCGATAACGGCCTCATTGCGATAATCACCCCTTCGCACGACAATCCGTTCTTCAAAGCGGAAGCCGATGGCGCAGCGGAGAAAGCAAAACAATTAGGCTATACCACGCTTATCGCCTCCCATGACGACGATGTCAACAAACAAAACCAGCTGATCGAAACGGCGATAGCCCGTAAAGCAAAAGCGATAATTCTCGATAACGCCGGGGCCGATGCTACCGTCGGGCCGCTGGAGAAAGCCAAAGCCGCAGGCGTTCCCGCTTTCCTTATCGACCGCGAAATCAACAAAACCGGGGTCGCCGTCGCGCAGATCGTTTCCAATAACTACCAGGGCGCGCAGCTGGGGGCGGAAAAGTTTGCCAAACTGCTTGACGGCAAAGGGAAATATGTCGAGCTCCTCGGTCGTCAGTCTGACACCAACGCCAGCGTCCGATCGCAGGGTTATCACGATGTGCTTGACGATTATCAGGATATGAAAATGGTGGCACAGCAAACCGCCAACTGGAGCCAGACCGAAGCCTTTACCCGTATGGAGGCCATTTTACAAAGCAACCACGATATCGCGGGGGTCATCGCCGGTAACGACACCATGGCGCTGGGGGCGGAAGCCGCGCTGAAGGCCGCCGGCAAGACCAACGTCATTGTGGTGGGATTTGACGGCAGCGATTACACCCGCGACGCCATCCTGAACAAAGGCAATATCAAAGCCACCGTGCTCCAGCCCGGCTGGCAACAGGCGCAAATGGCCGTTGAGCAGGCGGATTACTATTTGAAAAACGGCAAAGCGCAGAAGGACGAAAAACAGTTGATGGACTGCGTACTGATTGATGAAACCAATGCCGGTAAGCTCAGCATGTTCAACCTGAACAAATAA
- a CDS encoding ABC transporter permease, whose protein sequence is MRFDWLAQQSPHILTLFGWHLYLSVVPVLLGLLFAVPLGGLLHRCTVIKPLVLNLFGLLYTIPSLALFVLLPGILGTKILDQINVVVALTLYALSLLVRTVCDGLDAVSPDTRQAAVALGYRPWQRFLQIELPVAIPVIAAGLRVVVVANVSIVSIAALVGAPQLGSLFTQGFQLHFLTPILAGIVLCIALALALDGLVLALARRLTAWQPQRSRR, encoded by the coding sequence ATCCGTTTCGATTGGCTGGCGCAACAAAGCCCACATATATTGACCCTATTCGGCTGGCACCTTTATCTTTCGGTGGTACCGGTTCTGCTCGGTCTGCTGTTTGCCGTACCGCTGGGCGGGCTGCTGCACCGCTGCACGGTGATCAAACCCCTGGTGCTTAATCTATTTGGCCTGCTGTATACCATTCCTTCACTCGCGCTGTTTGTGCTGCTGCCCGGCATTCTGGGCACCAAGATCCTGGATCAGATCAATGTTGTGGTAGCGCTCACGCTGTACGCCCTGTCGCTGCTGGTGCGCACCGTATGCGATGGTCTGGACGCCGTCTCGCCGGACACGCGACAAGCGGCGGTGGCGTTGGGTTATCGTCCTTGGCAGCGCTTTTTACAAATCGAACTCCCTGTCGCCATCCCGGTTATCGCCGCCGGTCTGCGGGTGGTGGTGGTGGCGAACGTTAGCATTGTCTCGATTGCCGCCCTGGTGGGTGCGCCGCAGCTGGGTAGCCTATTTACCCAAGGTTTCCAACTGCATTTTCTTACTCCCATCCTCGCCGGCATCGTCCTGTGCATAGCGCTGGCGCTGGCGCTGGATGGTCTGGTGCTGGCGCTGGCGCGCCGTTTGACCGCCTGGCAACCGCAAAGGAGCCGCCGATGA
- a CDS encoding ABC transporter permease, whose translation MIDWVMDSSHWLGEEGAITLIMQHVVFSVITLGLSLVIAFPVGCYVGHTGRGRVALVGLANALRALPSFGLIILLVILCGPLFESDLAFIVPCLVVLMVLALPPIMVGVYSGITAIDPAVIDAAIGIGYSPWRRLLLVEIPCALPLILSGVRSALLQIISTATIAAYVSLGGLGRLIIDGRAQNDYPQMVAGAVLVALLALVTDCLFILLIRYFVSPGLLRRSAKVTMSQRNQPHSQTPFSSTTLGEPEK comes from the coding sequence ATGATTGACTGGGTTATGGACAGCAGCCATTGGCTGGGAGAAGAGGGCGCGATAACGCTTATCATGCAGCACGTGGTGTTTAGCGTTATTACCTTAGGACTGTCGTTGGTCATCGCTTTTCCGGTGGGATGCTATGTCGGGCATACCGGCCGCGGCAGAGTGGCGCTGGTGGGCCTGGCTAATGCGCTGCGCGCGCTGCCGTCGTTCGGGCTGATTATTTTACTGGTGATCCTGTGCGGCCCGTTATTCGAGTCCGATCTCGCCTTTATTGTGCCGTGCCTGGTGGTGCTCATGGTCCTGGCGCTGCCGCCGATTATGGTGGGGGTGTATTCGGGCATTACCGCTATCGACCCCGCAGTTATTGATGCCGCCATAGGCATAGGCTATTCCCCCTGGCGCAGACTGCTGTTGGTCGAAATTCCGTGCGCGCTGCCGCTTATTTTGTCCGGCGTGCGCAGCGCGTTGCTGCAAATTATTTCCACCGCCACCATCGCCGCCTATGTTTCCCTTGGTGGTCTGGGCAGGCTGATTATCGACGGCCGCGCCCAGAATGACTATCCGCAAATGGTCGCCGGCGCGGTGCTGGTGGCGCTGTTGGCCCTGGTCACCGATTGCCTGTTCATCCTGCTTATCCGCTATTTTGTCTCGCCCGGCCTGTTGCGCCGGAGCGCTAAAGTGACAATGTCACAAAGAAACCAACCACACTCGCAAACGCCATTCTCATCCACTACGCTCGGGGAGCCAGAAAAATGA
- a CDS encoding MFS transporter — translation MTKLSRRDAGQVRLWIVSAVLFVSYLCVAIPLPVVPVFTTRQLGLSNSWAGLAVGVAFFSTLLTRGRAGALSDAAGSKSATRRGLLFYGAGAFISALAGVTTLPPLAAYFILVAGRLLVGWGESLVGVGIITWGIGLAGPAQAGKVLAIVGAAIYGALAVGGPLGLVLLNHVGFLGVMAVSVVLPCVGILAIAPLAEIAPAAAPPRRAALYPVLGRIWRHGLIVCLQGVGFAILGAFFSLLFLHREWAHAGFGITAFGAGFVLVRLCLGHLPDTRGALPVATVSLAVEAVGQLLLWGAGTPEVALVGALMTGIGCSLIFPAMGREVVQQVPADLRGTAMGGFSAFQDLAYGLSGPVAGVLADRAGYDSVFLLGATAAGVALAIAAGLWRADARSSQR, via the coding sequence ATGACGAAGTTATCTCGACGGGATGCTGGGCAGGTTCGCCTGTGGATCGTGTCCGCGGTGTTATTTGTATCCTATTTGTGTGTCGCCATCCCGCTGCCGGTGGTGCCGGTGTTTACCACTCGTCAACTTGGCCTGAGCAATAGCTGGGCCGGGCTGGCGGTGGGGGTCGCTTTTTTTTCCACCCTCCTGACCCGCGGCCGCGCGGGTGCGCTATCCGACGCTGCGGGCAGCAAAAGCGCCACTCGACGCGGGCTGCTGTTCTATGGGGCGGGAGCGTTTATCTCGGCGTTGGCCGGCGTGACGACGCTACCGCCGCTGGCGGCCTACTTCATCCTTGTCGCCGGTCGGTTACTGGTTGGGTGGGGCGAAAGCCTGGTCGGTGTGGGGATTATCACTTGGGGCATTGGCCTGGCTGGCCCGGCGCAGGCGGGTAAGGTGTTGGCTATCGTCGGCGCAGCCATCTATGGCGCGCTGGCCGTCGGCGGCCCGCTGGGGCTGGTGCTGTTGAACCATGTCGGTTTTCTCGGTGTTATGGCGGTAAGCGTTGTTTTGCCGTGCGTGGGCATCTTGGCGATAGCGCCTCTGGCCGAAATCGCGCCGGCTGCGGCGCCACCCCGGCGCGCGGCGCTTTACCCGGTGCTGGGGCGTATCTGGCGCCACGGGCTGATCGTGTGTTTGCAGGGAGTGGGATTCGCCATTCTGGGCGCCTTCTTTTCGCTGCTGTTTCTGCATCGCGAATGGGCGCACGCCGGTTTCGGCATCACGGCGTTTGGCGCCGGTTTTGTCCTGGTGCGTTTATGCCTGGGGCACTTGCCGGACACCCGAGGCGCTCTGCCGGTAGCGACAGTTTCCCTGGCGGTGGAGGCCGTGGGTCAGCTCCTGCTGTGGGGGGCGGGGACGCCGGAGGTGGCCCTGGTCGGCGCATTGATGACCGGGATAGGCTGTTCGCTGATTTTTCCGGCGATGGGACGGGAGGTGGTCCAGCAGGTACCGGCAGACCTGCGCGGAACCGCCATGGGAGGCTTTTCGGCCTTCCAGGATTTGGCCTACGGGCTGTCGGGGCCCGTAGCCGGCGTGCTAGCGGACCGGGCGGGATATGACAGCGTATTTTTACTGGGCGCCACGGCGGCAGGCGTCGCCTTGGCTATCGCCGCGGGACTTTGGCGGGCGGACGCGCGCTCATCCCAGCGGTGA
- a CDS encoding SDR family oxidoreductase translates to MKLTNNTILITGGTSGIGRALAEALHDCGNRVIICGRRQSLLDEIAASRPGMTGLTLDINDASALRRLATELRARFPTLNVLIANAGISRPEDITSDGWDGTDAQAMIETNILGVLRITAVLLPMLKGRPDATIMVTSSNLAFIPRANYPTYCASKAFLHSWLQSLRHQLKRLPIEVLELAPPLVQTELTGAEQAVNPRALPLSDYIAEVMQRLARRDHPRGEVLVERDIARRWAERDGKYDAIFATLNPD, encoded by the coding sequence ATGAAACTGACCAATAACACCATTCTTATCACCGGCGGTACCAGCGGTATTGGCCGTGCATTAGCTGAAGCGCTTCATGATTGCGGCAACCGCGTCATTATTTGCGGACGGCGTCAATCGTTACTGGATGAGATCGCCGCATCGCGGCCCGGTATGACCGGTTTGACGCTCGACATTAATGACGCCAGCGCCCTCCGCCGGCTGGCCACCGAGTTGCGCGCGCGTTTCCCCACCCTTAACGTGCTTATCGCCAACGCCGGCATATCGCGGCCGGAGGACATTACCTCCGACGGGTGGGATGGCACCGATGCGCAGGCGATGATCGAAACCAACATTCTCGGCGTGCTGCGCATCACCGCGGTATTATTGCCGATGCTCAAAGGCCGGCCGGACGCGACTATCATGGTCACCAGCTCTAACCTGGCGTTTATACCGCGCGCGAACTATCCGACCTATTGCGCCAGTAAGGCGTTCCTTCACTCCTGGCTGCAATCGCTGCGCCATCAGCTCAAACGGCTACCCATAGAGGTGCTAGAGCTTGCGCCGCCGCTGGTCCAGACCGAGCTCACCGGCGCCGAACAGGCGGTAAACCCGCGCGCTCTGCCGCTTAGCGATTATATCGCGGAGGTGATGCAGCGGCTGGCTCGCCGTGATCATCCCCGCGGTGAAGTGTTGGTGGAGCGGGATATCGCCCGGCGCTGGGCCGAACGTGATGGAAAATACGATGCTATCTTCGCCACCCTCAACCCGGACTGA
- a CDS encoding sugar ABC transporter ATP-binding protein gives MSESPADEIILRTRGMSMLFPGTVALDNVDYNVWRGKVNVIIGENGAGKSTLMKILAGVQQPSLGEMWLNGNAVRFANTREAAAHGIGMVHQELNLFENLNVAENIFLGRELQRGLAPINQQEQETRTAELLKRLDQPISPRETVGTLKVGQQQLVEIAKALAEDADILILDEPTSALSKTEVDILFRVIRELTRQGVTIIYISHRLEELMAIGDVITILRDGKFQAEANVCDIDVPWIVREMLGSEPVTQFLPPGRTFGAPVLEAEHITYVNAAGNAVVNDVSFKVHAGEIVGIYGLMGAGRTELFECMLGTQRNYLGKLWLDSKPLPQRLNTAERIRMGMSLVPEDRKRTGIFPISSVAANLTIASLWRRLQRGFAIAHKEEEQVVASTIGSLSIKVSSPEVEIQALSGGNQQKVVIGRSLLTNPKILFLDEPTRGIDVGAKGDVFRMMVQLSEQGIAVVFSTSDLKEIMAVSDRILVMSGGKLTADIVRDQAEESALVTASAQGF, from the coding sequence ATGAGCGAAAGCCCTGCGGATGAGATCATCTTGCGCACCCGCGGCATGTCGATGCTCTTTCCCGGCACCGTGGCGCTGGATAACGTCGATTACAACGTGTGGCGCGGCAAGGTGAACGTGATTATCGGCGAAAACGGCGCGGGCAAATCCACGCTGATGAAGATCCTTGCCGGCGTGCAGCAGCCGAGCCTGGGCGAGATGTGGCTAAACGGTAACGCGGTACGGTTCGCCAACACGCGGGAAGCGGCGGCCCACGGCATCGGCATGGTGCATCAGGAGTTGAACCTGTTTGAAAATCTCAACGTCGCCGAGAATATTTTTCTCGGCCGGGAATTACAACGAGGGTTGGCGCCGATTAACCAACAGGAGCAGGAAACGCGCACCGCTGAGCTGTTGAAGCGTCTCGACCAACCGATCTCCCCGCGGGAAACGGTCGGCACGTTAAAAGTCGGTCAGCAGCAGTTGGTGGAGATAGCCAAAGCGCTGGCGGAAGACGCCGACATCTTGATTCTCGACGAGCCCACTTCGGCGTTAAGCAAGACCGAAGTGGATATTCTGTTCCGCGTCATTCGCGAGCTGACCCGTCAGGGGGTGACGATTATCTACATCTCGCACCGGCTGGAAGAGCTGATGGCTATTGGCGATGTCATCACCATTTTGCGCGACGGCAAATTCCAGGCCGAGGCCAACGTCTGCGACATCGACGTTCCGTGGATCGTGCGGGAAATGCTCGGCAGCGAGCCGGTTACCCAGTTTCTGCCGCCCGGGCGAACCTTCGGCGCGCCGGTGCTCGAGGCGGAGCATATCACCTATGTCAACGCGGCGGGCAATGCGGTAGTCAATGATGTCAGTTTTAAGGTACACGCCGGGGAAATCGTCGGTATCTATGGGCTGATGGGCGCGGGACGGACCGAGCTATTCGAGTGCATGCTGGGGACGCAACGTAATTACCTCGGCAAATTGTGGCTCGACAGTAAGCCGTTGCCGCAGCGCCTGAATACCGCTGAACGCATCCGGATGGGCATGAGCCTGGTGCCGGAAGACCGTAAGCGCACCGGGATTTTCCCCATTTCGTCGGTGGCCGCCAACTTGACCATCGCCAGTCTTTGGCGGCGGTTGCAACGCGGATTCGCCATTGCGCATAAAGAGGAAGAGCAGGTGGTCGCCAGCACCATCGGCAGCCTGTCAATTAAGGTCTCGTCGCCGGAGGTCGAAATTCAGGCGCTAAGCGGCGGCAATCAGCAGAAGGTGGTGATCGGCCGCTCCCTGTTGACCAATCCCAAAATTCTGTTTTTGGACGAACCGACGCGCGGCATCGACGTCGGCGCGAAGGGAGACGTGTTCCGCATGATGGTACAACTGTCCGAACAGGGGATCGCGGTGGTGTTCTCCACCTCCGATCTGAAAGAAATTATGGCGGTATCTGACCGCATTCTGGTGATGTCCGGCGGCAAACTTACCGCGGATATCGTACGCGATCAGGCCGAAGAATCGGCGCTGGTGACGGCAAGTGCTCAGGGGTTTTGA